Part of the Phragmites australis chromosome 23, lpPhrAust1.1, whole genome shotgun sequence genome is shown below.
AGAGTGCCTTCTTGCCTGACACCCCCGCTAAGATCGTGTACTGTCAGCAGTCGTCTGGCTTCATTGACTCCATGCACCCGGACCATGTGTGCTGCCTCAACAAGTCACTCTACGGGCTCAAACAGGCGCCACGCGCTTGGTATAGTCGCTTCCAAGCCTTCATCCACACCATTGGCTTCCAAAGCTCCAAGTGCAACACGTCCCTCTTCATCTACAACAATGACTCCGAGTGATTGCATCTCTTCAGCAAGAATTCTTAATGACTGACTTGGGTGCCCTACACTACTTCCTCTGCATCACAGCTCTTCGCTCACCCAATAgcatcttcctctttcaagagAAGTACGCTGCCAAGATCCTGGAGCGTGCCAAGATGACTCAGTGCAATCCATACGCCACCCCCATTAAGGAACACTCCAAGTTGTCATCTACAACCGGCAATCCCGTGTCTGATCCCACACTTTATCGAAGCCTCGCTGGTGCCTTACAATACCTCACCATCACTCACCCCGACATAACTCATGTGGTGCAACAGGTATGCCTCCATATGTATTATCCTCGGGAACAACATTTCTCCCTCATCAAAAGAATCTTGAGGTACATCAAAGGCACATTGGGATTTGGGACGTGTTTGGTTCCTGGCCCCCACAGGCCAAGCCAAATTTTGGCCATGGACAAATTGAAGCAATGccaaaattttgtaaaaaaaatgttgtttggTTCGTGACCAAACCAAAGTTAGGGCAGTGACAAAATTAAGGTTTGGATTGCAACCATgccaaaatttctaaaagtTATGAGTATGACATGTGGGACACATAACTAATTTATTTTAGCGTCAGAATATAGTCAACATGGGTCTTGATTTGTAGATTTAATTACAAGGAATGCGACGGTGCAAACGCATTAAAAGTCGGATGCATGGTTTAGGAGATATTGTGATTTAAAATTTGTTAAtccaaagcttttgaaataCGTGCAGCCAGTGGGCAGCTACCACCTCAGCCAGTGGGCAGCTACCACCTCAGCCAGTGGCCAAGACAAATGTTGGGCGACCGTTTTGCTCGCCCAGAGCCCTACCCGTGTTCCTCGTTGTCCGTAGCTGGGCCGGCCAAAAAAATTTTGGGTATGACCAAAATTTGGCCCCCAACCAAACGGAGGCCAAATTCACGGTTGGCTTGGCCTGTTAGGGTCATgatccaaacacacccttggACTTCAACTATCCCGTGGCTCAACTAGTGACCTTATCATCTACTCCGACGTTGActatttttctaagggaaaaaggaaaatagaaGGTGGATTATTGGGCTAGCTGCCAAGGCACACGTCGCTCCACCTCTGGCTTCTGTGTCTTCCTTGGAGACAGCCTCATCTCATGGTCCACCAAACAGCTCTAGCGCAGAAGCTGAGTACCGCAGAGTGGCCAATGCTGTTACTGAGGCATGCTGGCTACGACAACTTCTCGTCGAACTCCGTCGACCTCTCAAGAAGGCCACCATTGTCTATTGCGACAACATCAGCGCCGTGTATCTCTCCACAAGTCCAGTGCAACACCAACGCACCAAACATGTGGAGATAGATTTGTACTTCGTTCGTGAACGCGTTGCTCTCGGCTACATTCGTGTTCTTCACATTCCAACCTCCCTACAGTGtgcggatatcttcaccaagggaCTGCAGCAATCTTCAACTTTCGGTCCAATCTCAATGTCCACTCCACTCCCGGTTGACACTGCGGGGGTTGTTGGAATATATTCTCCTGATATGACTATTATGGCGTGAGATGGCAGGATAATTCTGCcatcatgatgatatggctaTCATGGCTGTTTATGGCAGATTGATTCTGCCATTAATTGTGCCATTTATTAGCTAGATTATTTCTGCTGTAATTAGGTGTAATTACCAACCAAAATCTGTACATCCtgtacattatatatatatgcctaGAGCATCAATGGAAAGAATCATCCATTCTAATTCCTTCCTTCTTTCACATATCATATCAAGGAAGTTCTTTCCCATGCATATATAGTATATTAAGAATCTAGTGCCTATGTATTCATTTGTCTTTTCAGCTTTCACTGTGTCACAACTGTCTTCAGAAGTTACCAACTTAGGTATAAATTAGAAACGAAACGATTTACAATGGTGCCATCATGTTTGGAGTGACAAATAGTAATCTAGGTACTTTCTGGTTATTTCAATGTTTGAAGTACAATAAACAAGTAGTAAATTACCTCATTCAGATTCACAATCTTATGATCCTTCATAATCCACCGACCATTGCACATAACAGATTCAATATTCTCTGTCCTCATGCAATAAACAATGTTGGCAACGCTGCATATTAGGAGAAGTGTTATGCCAATAGTCAATGATACAACAAAAGCCCAGCAGTATGTCACAACTCGCAATATTATAGGCCAGATAGTTTCAGGGAAAAAAAAGTCTAGATACATCAAGTAACAATAAGATTTGCTAGTTACGACCATAAAAGGTTTAGAGTACACAATTGACAAAGATATTAGAAAAAAGCTATTATACACTTCTAATACAAGAGTGAAAACATCGATTAACAAAAAAGCCCAGAATGAAACCCATTATGAACACTGTAGTAATTCAAAAACTTAACAAATAGATAACTAAAGCATAGTAGTGCACACCTGTCATGTAAAGGGACCATGGACCATTTAAATGGATTCACAACAACCAAGTCCGCCTACACAAACAAGAATCGAAATCCATTTCAGTTTGCTACACAAAATAAGCTGGTCAAGCCACTCTTGACTTGAGACAAAGAAATACAGTAGGAAGCCAGGAAACAACATAATAAAAATGTCACAACGTAAACAAAAATATTGATAGTGTAGTTTCAGGATGACGAAAATGGAGATTTATCCACTTCCAAAACGTGTGGACCTATGTTATTGGGCGCCATACACAAACGGAATAACAACTAGGAGCATCACCTTTTTTCCAACCTCCAGTGAACCTATTTCATTATCCCACAGAACTGCTTTTGCACCATTAATAGTAGCCATCTTCAGTACAGTCTCAGCAGGAAGAGCAGTTGGATTCGTTGTACCACTGATGTATGCCTCTCGGCCTTTGTTAATTAGGGATGCTAGGTACATCTCATCCACTGTATAGCACAGGGTAGTCATGTAAATCATTGTGGGGGCTACATCGTTTTATATGTATTGAATAACAAAGGTGAACATTCAGTGGAGATACAGATATATAACATACTAATAAAGACAAGGTGGATAGTACAAAGTTCAATTTCATGTAAAAATTGTGCAAACACTGTTTCAATGAGTTTAAAGAAAACAGAGGAGAATTTGTAACTAAATGGAGGCCTCAAGTAGCAAAAAAACTAATACCTAGACTAAGTATAAACAGGgcaaagaaaagagaggaaataATACTAGTGCTATTTACTCTAATTTTCATTCAACTTTTTCTTAGATTAATTATTATTCTACGCTTTTCCACAAAAGTAGTATTTACCTTTGTCTTTTGTTTTAGTGTTGCTTCATATAACTGCACAACTGAGGTCTACTTTAATCTCTACACTACATAGCAACCTAATAATCCATTATCTTTACAATTACTGCTTCTACGCATAAATCAAATGGAAAAGGTATTTGAAAATTCTAGTGACGATTTTGAaaagatgttgaatacctaCACCACAACATTATTGTTCTAAATAGCGAACATTAGATAATTATTTGGTTGAAACAGTCTAATGGATAGTCAAGTGGATAGTCAACTAGACTCTCTGATCTATATTCTCTAAATAAGAACTTTGATGTTGTATCATgatttaggccctgtttgtttcagcttcttGTAGCTTCTGCTTTTCAGAAGCcagaagctgaaacaaacagcctACTTTTGCTAGCTTCTGGCTGTGGtttctgagaagcaaaagcagTCTTTACTACTACAGAAGCCTGAGAAAACAGAAGCAAGTCTGGATGTATTTGTATTAGAAGCAGGCTTCTAGAGAAGCCACAGCTTGTAGAAGCttaaacaaacagggccttaagCTCACACATGCTCATAAAATGTTTGTTGTGAGGATATTTTTAAGGCAGACCAATGCTCATTCTGTTATTGCTTGGTGCTCCATCTGTACCAAGAGAGACACAAACACCAGAATCCAGCATTTCTCTAATTGGAGCAAACCCCAACATCCGCATTGCAGATGCAGGGCAGTGAGAAACCTTGACACCAGCCTTTGAGAAATGCCCTATCTGCATTTGAGAATCACAAAAAATGAAACCTTTGTGAAAGAACTTGCTAGAAGCTGTACTTAAAATTGCAGTATTGCAAtctattagaaaaaaaaagttggtaAATAACCGAAATCAGTGCAGAAATTAAGCCAACAGATTTACATGTGGCAAAAGAAACATTCTCGTACAGCTGTGTTAGCAGAGTCATGATGACTTCTACATGATCTAACTAAGTGTACACAGAAGCAACCTTCTTCGGTGTGCAGAAATTAGCAGAAATTCGTGAGTAGCAGTAGCAGCATTCAGGTTAGTTTTGGTTTTGTTGAATTGGGGAGTTCAGTTTTGTCAGGACTCAGGAGTTCTGATATTGGAAGGTCACATACAGGCTGAAAAGTCAAGCATATATTAGTTGATTTGTACCAGGCAATGAGATTAGTCCATGCATTAGTCTAAGTAGTCCTTTTATAAGGTGATCGTACTCCATTTTGGGCAACAAATGCATAATCTATGTATCTCTTTCTCTTGCATCTACTTATCCTTCCCTGCCGAGCCGAGACCCTTTGTTATAGCCTGCAGTTCTCATCTTTCTCTTGCCATCACAGCACCGACAGGCTGGCATTGACCTTGCCCTCTGTTAACTCATCCCCACTACCTACACAACAACTCAGTCCACAGTTACAGCTAGTAACATTTTTAGCCTATTTTTGATATTTCGTAACTACTGCACATTTTCAGACTACAAACAGGGTAGACAATGTGAAAGGTAACAATTGATTGTGAAAAAGTTTACTCACCTCAGGTTCATTCAGCCAAACAGAGTGGGCAGCCAGCAAATTACTCCTCAGGAAATTAATTTTCTCTAGATATGTCACTGTGCCATGATCAATTCCCTTATTCTGCACTATAAGTTGATTTTCATATGGTATTTCTGCAATATGCTGTAGAAAAATTGCAAGACCAAGGTGTAAGGAAATTACTGCAGATAGCTAAGCAACAAATTATTACAAGACTGGTAAGGTTTTTTTTCATATGCAGCACTTCAGAAAAGCTATATTGGACTCAATATAGGTAATTTAGCACAAGCACTTTAGGGGAGCACAAAGCATAAACATGCCCAACTTGAAAACAGTTCAAGCCATTACTCAGACTATCCATGAATACGTGAACCAGGTTATCATGTAAGTATGCACCAAATGAAGTAGCACACTATCTTAGAAAAGATAAATTTGGATACATAAATATACTACTTTATATAAATACCATATGGATTCCGGTATTTAGCTTCTGGGCAACATCTCTTGTTTCAAGCAGTAAACGGTCTGTTGCATTCATGATCTGTCTCAACCCAAACCATACCCTGATACGCCCATCAGCTGTGTTATGATGCTTTTCAAATAAATCCTTCTGCGACTGTACAAAAGAAACGCACGCTGTCACTCAAATCACATAACAGACAAATATGAAAAGAGCAAAGACATGTATATCTTACTTAGATGAACTTTAACTTGAGCAAGCAGACAAGACTAGAAAATATTCAACGAATAGAGAACACAACCTAACACACAGACTAACTTGGAAAAAAAGATCAACCCCCTAATAGCTGTAGcgcaagagaaagaaaagagggcaaATCAACTAAAAAAGAATGGTACTATAAAAAGTAACTATTTTGTTTGCACTTTTCATCTTTTCCTACTCTTTTCCTACTTTGTATTATACCTTCAATTTTCACCACAAGTTGTAGCCTACGCTTAACATGCCTTCTCTGTTTATTCaaagttttgaaattgtttaCATTACACTGTTGACTTTACACGGAAATAGATCTTCCAGGCTTCCAATAAATACCAGCCCTTGCATAATTTTAGCGGTAACCATAGCATGTAATTTTCATATGTTCTGAAGCCAAGAACATGAAACTACAATAGACAATGCCACACAGGAATCTGCTCCATAAATCAGGGTTCCATAAACCGGTGAGAACTGTAGGTTTTAGCCCAAAAAGGATCGAACAGTCTGTATCTGATTTTGGTATCCTGGTTTCAGGTTCAGCCAGTTCCCTTCACCCCCTTGAGCCCTTCTTTTAAATTCAACTTACTACCAAGAAGCATACAATTGCAGTACATCCAAACTTAAatcttcaaaaaaaattgaatgaaTGGAGCTGGCTCCAGTATCCTAAACCCTGGGGTCAATATTGTCTTGAATAAAACCATTCAAGCTAGGGGAGAACAGAACATAAGGTGTTCATGTTTTTAGCAGTTCGGTACAGAGGCACGAGTAGGTGAAGCAAAAGAAAGGAGCAAGCAGTAGGTGACTGCATTCAGGAAAGTGGTTACACTGAAAACATTATTTAGTTCTCAGATAAAAGTGAATGATGTGAAGCAAAGGATGTGTAAACTCTATGGCAGAAGAACACCTGAATGCAATCGTCAGTGGAACAAGAACTCCAATTTGGAGGTAAACCCTCGCCACAATCCATTGTTGATTTTGTCAAACATGCACGCAAGCCCAACAACTCCACTGCCCGTGCCATTTCTGAAACAAACTGTCCACCTGCTTCGGCAAAGCATGTCACCTGTCATTCAATgaccaaagggggagagaaaggtTTAGGCATTTTGCATCATTCACGGTGAAAAAATCTGCAGGTTGTTGCTAATTTGAGGCTTTGAACATACCAGCCATTCTGCCTACGGAGTACATGTGTAAAAACCAACCACATTCAGAAAAGATATGAAATACGATGACAATGAGCAACACATGTGCCGTAGTTGTATATTAATTAAAAGAGCAACAAATGAAGCAATAAACAGGATAGAGAAGACAaaattaaacaaattatataataaATTTTGGCCCAGCATTGCCTTTAGCCATACCCCTTTTCTAGAATCTCatcaagtctcaactttccaGGTTGCCTCTATATGAACCTTATGAGTGCACAACAGTCGATGGATCAGCAAAAGACAACATAAAACAAGCCCTAAAATGCACAGAAATGCAACCAAACTTAACCTCACATGAAAACCTCCATCAGGAGACAAGCATAGCCCATTCCCCATGAAGATCACAACAGCAAATACTACCAGATTAGAAACCCATGAAGCCTTGCATAGAAATACAATGAATAGTACAAAGGAAATTCAACTTCTTTCTCTTTAGATTTTGGTTTCTAGCAACTAGTATGTCTTTTTAACGTAATTAAGCgaagcaaaagaaaaacaaaacaaaactttCTATATCTGATGATAACAAAAGAACATGTACGTTCATATCAATTACCAAGGTAACTCAACATACCATTCTCTCTTTTGAACAAGCAATTTGCCACCAAAAATTAGACATCCATTATGGttttgacaaaagaatccctaGCAATCAATAGATAAGCCTACTGACTATAGAGCAAGAAACTGCTGGGTGGTGCTAGAGTGTTCCAATGTCACCAGGATATTAGGTAGCAGTCCATGTCCATACTCTGATGTTCTTCACTGTAatatttcaagaaaaaaatgaaacattTTGTTTACCTTGACACAAACCTCTTTTAGCAGTCTAAATTAAGAGAATTTGCAATTATTGCATGAGCGTATCACCATTTTACGGTGCAGAACTAGAGAGCTTAGGCCTGTGAGGCACCCTTTGCATAACAAACATatccttttttttctgaactgtTTGCAAATAACCTTCACCTAGCACATTCAAAATAGCTGATAAACTAGATGCTGGTAACATCATACACACGATTCGTTCTCTAATTGATCATAACCTAGCTAAGAGAATACAGCATTGGTAACATGGAAAGCTGATGCTCACCCCAGAGCGGATGAGCTCGATGCCGCAGAGGAGCGTCGATGAGTAGGAGTCCTCCTCCGTCATGTGGGACTCGTACGGCCAGATCCTCCCGTGAAGCCACGTCATCAGGTCGACGTCGTCGGCGATCCCCCGCGCCAGCTGCTGCGACGTGTGCACGTGCGTGTTCACGAAACCTACCAAGCCAAGCAAGCAAGACGAAATCTACCAAAAATTAGACTAAATTTCGGGGGGAAACGAGCCTAATCAAGCGGAGGCGCGGCCACCAACCTGGGAGGACGATGCGGCCGCCGAGGTCGAGGGTCTGCGCGGCGCCGGGGAAAGCGGCAAGGACCTCGGCGGAGGGGCC
Proteins encoded:
- the LOC133906233 gene encoding uncharacterized protein LOC133906233 — protein: MADSPAADVILHNAVVVTMDGALRVLQGGAVAVAGDRIAAVGPSAEVLAAFPGAAQTLDLGGRIVLPGFVNTHVHTSQQLARGIADDVDLMTWLHGRIWPYESHMTEEDSYSSTLLCGIELIRSGVTCFAEAGGQFVSEMARAVELLGLRACLTKSTMDCGEGLPPNWSSCSTDDCIQSQKDLFEKHHNTADGRIRVWFGLRQIMNATDRLLLETRDVAQKLNTGIHMHIAEIPYENQLIVQNKGIDHGTVTYLEKINFLRSNLLAAHSVWLNEPEIGHFSKAGVKVSHCPASAMRMLGFAPIREMLDSGVCVSLGTDGAPSNNRMSIVDEMYLASLINKGREAYISGTTNPTALPAETVLKMATINGAKAVLWDNEIGSLEVGKKADLVVVNPFKWSMVPLHDSVANIVYCMRTENIESVMCNGRWIMKDHKIVNLNEEEVISSAVERAKDLLARAGINLPKRMNYV